TTTCGGTCTTATGATTAGTTGCTGGAAAATGTGTTCAAGTCGTTTAAAGGCTTCTTATGTTAACGATTCGCTCTCATTACCTAGTATATACGCCAGATTTCGTCATTCTGGATTCAATTTTGACATAGTACAACAATCAAGTGCCAAAGTTATTGAAGGTGTGTAAATTTTAACAACTGACTTCAATGCACATAGCTTTGATTTCCTTGTTTAACGCTCAGTGTAAGGTATCAATAACTATTTAATGTATTTGATAACAGTTATTTATTCAGTGGGCAGCGCGAAGCGACCGCGTACAGACAAATGGTGACAGCCGGACGTGCTTAGTCCACCATCATTGTTTCAACACCTTCTCGTACTGGCTTATTTATTTCGGTGAAAGTGCATTGTTTTGTGTATATTCAGTAAGAAGGAccaccgaggaaggctattatTTTCGGTCTTATGTACGTACTGAAAAATGTGTTTAAGACGTTTGAAAGCTTCTGACGATTCGTTTCGATTCGATATAGCGTAGTGTAGATACACTAGGCTATATCGAATCGAAACGTATCGTACTACTATCTAGTAACCACACATAAAACCGACTACACGACCATGACGAAGTAAACTCGTACTCCATCCACATCGCTGTCCACCAAGAACGTTCTCACAATTCTGACAGCAATACGAAAACTTGCAAAAACTAATAAACCTAATACATTTACCTATGACATCCATTTTCATCGCTTAATTCAGCTGTTGGCAACAAAAATAacgataatttatatttaacggATGATCAAATTGAGACATACGTACGTACGCAGTTTGTTTAGTTACAACATAcaggaaaatgtaaaaaataatattatacttttgttATAACAAAGAAACAAGTGTATTTTGcaattgtacaaatatttctgtgtatatattattttaagacaattgtattttttaagaagGTAATTGGGTCTGTTTCTGAGCAGAATTGAAAAACGTATTGCTAAGGTAATTAATACCTAGCGAGCTTGATGCCATattgaaaatagaaaaaattaGGAAAAATCTTACAACAGGTACACAGGTATACTGTTCGACATCGGTATCAGAACCTTGTTTTCTGCAGTTGTATGGACTGCCGCCCGAATAATAGATTATAGTAATACTTATGTGTTATGCTTAAATAAATTCTGTACTCTTCATTTGTCTAGCCAACTCataaaatttttattacactCATATGTTACATATGTATAGCACACACATAATTATGTGAACACACTCTCTGAATCTGTAGTTATTCCTAACCAACACACAAACGCAATTCTCTAGAGACAGACTCGTTCaatcttaatttaaatttctgTGATTACAGAACTAATTCAAAAATTCAAGACCTAAAAACTCCCTAGATATATTTCTGCTCAGTGGAGACGTTCAGAGGCGAGGCTCGTGAATAATGAAAACTAATTATTCGTTGAGACATTATGAATATGAATCGCCCTCGGCCGGATATCTACTTATTTTTCTTGGACGACAAACTGCTCTTGAGCAAAATGATCGCGAACAATATCGTTCTCGGGTATAATGAAAATAGATCTCCTTTTGCGACGTtctcataattattttcttagtaGTGAACCGAAAATAATTGTGTGTCAAGCTTGTTATGATCGCCGACGACAAATAggctataatttatttttatgctatTGAGGAGTTTCCTTGAGGCTTCTATTTATTTACCATTATGTTGTATTTTCTGTAGCGAAGGAATGACGTGTTATGTTTCTTTACTTAGATATAACAACTGTCTCAACAATCTTTGGATTCGTTTATAAAAAGACTTGTTATTTTCAGCTTGTAATGGAACCAAATTCTGATTGCCCAATAAAGAACTGTACATAATTAGACAATTATTAACATAATCGGTaatctcataaaaaaaattgtttgagcTCTTTTAcagtatcatttattttatttcataataactcATGTAATATTCGTTAGGTGAGTGTCGGTGCAATACGACAACTGCATAGGATAAACCTGCATTTTTACTGGGCGTTTTGATAGCATTCTTCGCATTTTGCTGTTATGTACCACGTTTTCAATAATGTAAGCAAATTTcatctatttatatatatatacatatagttAGTTTGTTGTTGCTGTTCTTAATACAAAATGTGattgtaaatatcaaataatttaatctttaatgtttgaaaaaaaacaacaaaaataattttcaaataatttatagccGTTTTATTAACGTTATCTAATGATTGAGCTTCAAATTACAAGGCTGCTTTTGTCTTATATTATTGATACCACCTCTGCGATTGCTCATTAAACTTATAGAACAGGTTCCAGAAGGCCATTCTCCTGTGATGAGGCCGACTGCCCAGTTTGAGCTCACTACCTATGTCCATGTAGTAGAAGTTCTCCTTTGTAAGTGGCTCCCATTTCACTGGCAGTAGTTCCGTTACCTCCGGCGTGGGATTGCTGAAACAAAATGtgagaaatgtaaaatatagaCTGAACTTTTTACAATTATATCCAGAAGCTTCCTTTAGAACTGAGGACACCACATATCTGGCGTTGGATTATTATTAGATATCTGTCGAAACATCAATTAATACGTTCTTGAAACAGCTAAAGCCGATATTAAACTGGAttctttagtttagtttaaataaaatactatttgctaaacatattcggttttgGCTGAATTGCAAAAAATCTAACTTAACTTACTAAgggatttatatttttacctgtACTTAGCAAAATTCGTCCACATAGCGGTAACACGTTCCATAACCACTTCATCAGTTGCGTTTAGTAATGGCTGTCCTTCTGAATCAAACAAATACGCGAGTCCATCGCTATGTGAAGCACAACACGCGTCACTAGTCGGTTCATGCTCCTCAGTAGTAGCTACCAAATTTCTTCCACCAATATAcgaaaacatataataataaatattcccCGCCTCACTTTCAAGGTACTTTCTTATAGTTCTCTGTACAGGGTGAGCGTATGTGAAGTCAGAATCAAAACGAATAATTCCCCATTTGACATCTTCGCTCATAGGCTCATCACCAAAATAGTAATGTCTCACTAAATCTCTAGTTTCTTCAAATTCTTCTTCATCAGCAAAGTCAAATGTACGTTGCAAGTATTCAGTTATAAGATTAAAGCTTTCGTAATATTCAGGTTCTTTATAAAGATGTTTAGCTCCCATTTCGTGTTCGCTAATACCTATTAACACTGGCATGTTTTTTACTTTAGGAACTTTGGCGTTAATCCAATGAGTTGTAAAAAACTGATCAACATCTTCATATGCAGTTTCAGCGCAAGGTTTGAATACAAGTTTTAATTCTGAAGCTGCTTCAACTACTAGACTTGGTTCAACCTTAGCTAGTTCCGATAGAGcatcatttatattttctacttcAAGACCGAGATGTTTAGCAATCTTCAAAGCAGCTGATCTATCAGGTTCGTATAAAACAGTACCAGCTAAAGAGCTACCAGTTTGTagtattactttattatataacttttcTTTCGTTGATATAAGATGCAAATCTATGGAATGGCCGCCGGCGCTGTCACCAAACAGAGTTATCTTATCAGCGTCACCACCGAATGcttggatattatttttaatccacTTCAACGCGATGTATTGGTCTTTAAGACCTTGGTTTCCTGATGCTTCTGGGGTATCGAGGCACATGAATCCGTATACTCCGAGTCGGTAGTTGAACGTGACTACGATGACGTCATTTTTTACTAAGAATTTTGGAGAGAGCATGCTCCGTCTTCCATCGCCATGAGTAAAGCCACCTCCATGTATGTAGACCATGACTGGGACACGGCTGCGTGATGTCGCTGTGGTCGGCACATAGACATTGATGTGCAAGCAGTCAAGACTGCCTGATACGGTGTCTCCATTTATTTGGGGACAGACAGCTGAGTCGTCGAAAGCATCAAATGTGCCTGCAAATGGTGGGTATGGGATTGCATCCTAAAACACAGACGAATAAATTAAAGCTCTCGTTATTTACAGAAAAGTATAAACCATACAAACCTTTTGAGAgtaaaaaacttgttttgttCTGAATTTCTAGCAACTTAGTGTGAACCTAAAAATCAATCAAGGTCGTACCAAAGGTTGGTCAAAATGGTAGGgaaaaaattttaattatattatcgttATAATCACAACAAATGATTTTACCTAGACCAAAATTAATAACGACCTCAGTAGTAGGACCAAACGTATATATGTATTGAAGAAGGAGATGGCTAAAAATCTAAATCATGTAAGCACTTACCCCAAAAGGCTTATCAGCATCAACCGTTGCATAAGGTATTCCCATAAACATAGAATAATCACCATCACTGGCTCTCAACCCTCTAATTAGCCCAACTTTAGAGTCAACTAAGGGGTCTATTCTTGTAAAACATATCACATTTTGAACAACTAACAACAGGAAAAATACTTGCTTGAAACCCATCATGATGGATTCTTGTAGCGAATTgacaaatgttattattgtaatgCATATTGATGGTATTTGATAAGAATGTCACTGATAACATCGAAGTTACGAGAGCTGCAGATCTTCGTTATCTTGACTGTTCGGTAATCGAGATAAATTGTAGCTATGTGAGGAATTTGGCCGGGctcgtttatattaaaatgtgcaATAATATGCGCTACGTGGAAAACTAGTCTTATTATGCACTAGTTTTTGCTCACTACTTCATTCGTGTGAAAGTTTATCGAAAATATTCTGTCTtaaactacctacctacaataTCTATGCACCAAAAAATATACACTGCGCCAGAGCAACACGGGTTCTTCACTATTCACATCGATTACATTGACTTTTCATTCTTATTGTGGGATTTTCTTTCTTATTAATAAGTGATCACTATAAGCATACAGCATTTTGTCGACGCGCAATCCGGCCTTTGACtgttattttacacattttattacgCTTATAAATGGGTCAATTATTATCACATTCTTGAGGaataaacaattgtttatttaaatgaagaAATATATCATTTCTCAATGTATAATTACAAAGCATTCTCTACATAAGTAAAACCCTATGAAGTGAcgtaatagataaaaaaaactgataatATATCTTGTATTGATGAAATTACATCTAGACTCGAAACTCTTTAAAGGatcaaatatttctttagtGAAACAATACCAATCATCACTGTATTTTACTCTTGCTCTATGTCAACAGCGACGTATTGACATGACTCATATTTTACCGGTcgttgattttatattattattcaatttaaaaacacaatataatgTTGTTGAAACGAGTTAAAACCAAAAACAGTGACATCGGCCATCTGTTTTGACTTGTAGCACACATATCAAGTCAATAAAAGATCGACGTGGTACACTCCGAGATGTTCGGTTTATTCGCTTGTTTTATCATGATCACATCTTTGTTTCGCTGAATACAAAGGTTAAGCGTAAAACAGAAATTCACTTCATGTTTCTAGTAAATAGACGTCTAAGTCCACGTTATTGTCATCACTAGCACTTAAACAGGGATCTAGGCGTTTGAACGTACCGCTATCGCCGCCACGCCGTTATCACGATTTTGAACtatcgtatatattttttttacaagcaCCGCTTGCCTGAAATCAGCCAATCTTTGGCAACAATATCTTCAACTACCGTTTGTAAAGCAAGCTTGGCTATGTATGCTACGAGCtcaatcattataaatattcataacctcgacatttcaatattcacgacagactatttaaaaaaacacttaaaaaaattcGTTGTAAATTATCATAATGACAGACGGTGACCAAATAGAGCGCTTGTTaaattataacagttttatACTCACCGGTAAATTATTAACGGGGTGAGCAACCATTGGTGCGGTCAGTTTTTGGATGCACGTTCGAGCTGATGCTCTTCTCTCTTCTTACActaggtatttttttcatttttccgTCTTCTGGCATGAGGACACCAAATTAAACTGACCCAATAACCCACTAACTGGCTGAACCTTTAAccacacaataaaaacaacaaacgtTACATAAAttcactaaaaaataaaataacattctgCCCAAACCTTTCATGACGTGATGGTATGtgtttaaacaaatgttttaggACTATCAATATCATATGGCGGTTTGCAGTCGTGAGCGACATTAACCATGTTACGTAAGTAGATAAGGCATGCATTACCAACCGTGGTACTAAAAGTatgcaattaaaatttaattagtgtaatacttgttttaacggtaattttcaatcgcgtttaggacccgttgcattataatattatgtgcacaagtcgcaagagtttaaaaacgttaattatGATGAAACCTTGATGGTATTAGATAATTCTTGATGAAATGCAACTTCTTcgattatttcttaaatattttgcttaatAGAAAGTCTAATTAACCTCTCTATTATTTCAGAAGAAGACCCATGTCCAGTAGTGTGACGGTGATGTTTTTTTGccaatttcaattatttattttatatttcaaatgcaCTATACTCAGGTCTGAGACAAAACGCAATTGGAGTACTTAATCGCATTTGCAATCTTCAGTCAGTTTTAACAAATGTAGTTAATTACTTTCCACTTCGGGAATAATAagcattttattgttgtttaaaaactggttttgtaaattttgttattttctaacTGCTGCCTACAGCTATCGAAATGTGTTGATTCAAAGACTTTCCGACTTGGAATTTCCTTATAGTatagacatacataaaatggtACAAGAAATTCTACGACCACCAGAATCTTAAACATAAAGTCAAAATCCGTTCTCAATGACCTAACACAAAATCAAACCAAATACACTTGACTTTGAAATACATTTGACACAGTAACACAGAGAGCAATAGGTTATCAGTCACAACAAAACTCGCCAAAGATAAAAGGTTGACGACAACTGAAATGGAGCGATAATAAATTCGGAACTGTATACAAATCGGTATATCCGTTCCCTCACTTTAGTTTGAGGTGGAcgttgttataattaaaataacaattatgatatttaaaataagtttttatattttcctcttGCAACTCGTAAGATGGTCGACTTGCGACGATATATGTGTGGAGTCCAATGTTGGGACGATAAAGGGTTTGCTGTCTGACAATGgtgaatataatatgtttatgggCATTCCTTACGCTGCGGTCAACGAGAGTAACCCTTTTGGAGTaagtttttaatctttttttagtCTTTAGCTTAATCTTTTCTTGTACGCTGTTTTGTCAATACTTGATGCATGCGTTTCAAAGATATCAGTGAAATcaggttaataaaaattatcgcgtttattttttgtagttgaTGTAGGCGTGATCGTGTCAACAACCGACCTTTGTGGCCGATAGCCTCATCCCCGCTTGATATTTGCaatttacatatatattatctaatactagctgacccccgcaacttcgcttgcgtcacataaaggaatgggtcaaatttttccccgtttttgtaacattttttattgctgctctgctcctcttggtcttaccgtgatgatatatagcctataaccttcctcgataaatggtctatctaactctgaaataatttttcaaatcggaccagtagttcctgagattagcgcgttcaaacaaacaaacaaactcttcagctttataatattagtatagatattattatgtcatcaCACAGTTATCTTAAATGCAAACAGgtctattgatatttttaaaatctctcTAGATCTTTATAAAAGCTACGACAATATTTTGATTCGAGCATAACTATCAACTTAATGACTATAAATCAcacacattatttaaaaatattttcctttgcaGGTAGCACTTGCATATCCATCATTTACAGAAGCATTTGAAGCTTACGATGACTCAACAATGTGTCCTCAAGTGAACCAAATAAACAGTACAATAACCGGTTCACTGGACTGCTTACGTCTCAACGTATACGTTCCAACATCAGGAAATGTATCGAACCTTCCCGTAATGTTCTGGGTTTTTGGAGGTCGCTTCCAGTCCGGTTGCGGCAGCAGAGACTTGTACGGACCAGACTATCTCGTCCATCATGACGTCATTGTTGTCACCATGAACT
Above is a window of Anticarsia gemmatalis isolate Benzon Research Colony breed Stoneville strain chromosome 7, ilAntGemm2 primary, whole genome shotgun sequence DNA encoding:
- the LOC142974247 gene encoding juvenile hormone esterase-like, with the translated sequence MMGFKQVFFLLLVVQNVICFTRIDPLVDSKVGLIRGLRASDGDYSMFMGIPYATVDADKPFGDAIPYPPFAGTFDAFDDSAVCPQINGDTVSGSLDCLHINVYVPTTATSRSRVPVMVYIHGGGFTHGDGRRSMLSPKFLVKNDVIVVTFNYRLGVYGFMCLDTPEASGNQGLKDQYIALKWIKNNIQAFGGDADKITLFGDSAGGHSIDLHLISTKEKLYNKVILQTGSSLAGTVLYEPDRSAALKIAKHLGLEVENINDALSELAKVEPSLVVEAASELKLVFKPCAETAYEDVDQFFTTHWINAKVPKVKNMPVLIGISEHEMGAKHLYKEPEYYESFNLITEYLQRTFDFADEEEFEETRDLVRHYYFGDEPMSEDVKWGIIRFDSDFTYAHPVQRTIRKYLESEAGNIYYYMFSYIGGRNLVATTEEHEPTSDACCASHSDGLAYLFDSEGQPLLNATDEVVMERVTAMWTNFAKYSNPTPEVTELLPVKWEPLTKENFYYMDIGSELKLGSRPHHRRMAFWNLFYKFNEQSQRWYQ